In Pseudomonas sp. ADAK18, a single window of DNA contains:
- a CDS encoding nuclear FMR1 interacting 1 family protein produces MTRGQVRRRLSVNWWQYLALALLPLFVINLVFGKTEPLLPVLAMPLFIAGVASMFVSLRYFNGYKHALINTQKALDTPEEPAAWITLAARRRMALLIAALPAWIGALAVFVGLEAVPLFLLALSTLVLFYLYRIPRQLG; encoded by the coding sequence GTGACCCGTGGCCAAGTCCGGCGGCGACTTTCCGTCAACTGGTGGCAGTACCTGGCCCTGGCGCTGCTGCCGTTGTTCGTGATCAACCTGGTGTTTGGCAAGACCGAGCCGCTGTTGCCGGTGCTGGCCATGCCGTTGTTTATCGCCGGGGTGGCGTCGATGTTTGTCAGCCTGCGCTATTTCAATGGCTATAAACACGCGCTGATCAATACGCAAAAAGCCCTCGATACCCCTGAAGAGCCGGCTGCCTGGATCACTCTGGCGGCCCGTCGGCGCATGGCGTTGCTGATTGCTGCGTTGCCGGCCTGGATCGGCGCGCTGGCGGTATTCGTCGGCCTGGAAGCGGTGCCGCTGTTTCTATTGGCGCTGTCGACCCTGGTGCTGTTCTACCTCTACCGCATTCCGCGTCAGTTGGGTTGA
- the ribA gene encoding GTP cyclohydrolase II produces MPVVFVAASKLPTPFAQFTMHGFLEEATGREHVVLSLGDVADGAPVLGRLHSECLTGDALFSQRCDCGSQLEAAMQAIAREGRGVLLYLRQEGRGIGLLNKIRAYELQDGGADTVEANERLGFAADQRDYAICLPMLEHLGVKSLRLMTNNPRKVKALTDMGITVAERVPLHTGHNPHNKLYLATKASKLDHMMGNEHQGEADRA; encoded by the coding sequence GTGCCCGTCGTTTTCGTCGCCGCTTCCAAGCTGCCTACCCCCTTTGCCCAGTTCACCATGCACGGTTTTCTTGAAGAAGCCACCGGGCGCGAACATGTCGTCCTCAGCCTGGGTGATGTGGCCGACGGCGCCCCAGTGCTCGGTCGTTTGCACTCCGAATGCCTGACCGGCGATGCCTTGTTCAGCCAGCGTTGTGACTGTGGCTCGCAGTTGGAAGCCGCAATGCAGGCCATTGCCCGCGAAGGCCGTGGCGTGTTGCTGTATTTGCGCCAGGAAGGCCGTGGCATTGGCCTGTTGAACAAGATTCGCGCCTACGAGCTGCAAGACGGCGGCGCCGACACCGTTGAAGCCAACGAGCGCCTGGGCTTTGCCGCCGATCAGCGTGACTACGCCATCTGCCTGCCGATGCTTGAGCACCTGGGCGTCAAGTCCCTGCGCTTGATGACCAACAACCCGCGCAAGGTCAAAGCCTTGACGGACATGGGCATCACCGTTGCCGAGCGTGTGCCGCTGCACACCGGCCACAACCCGCACAACAAGCTCTACCTGGCTACCAAGGCCAGCAAGCTTGACCACATGATGGGCAACGAACATCAGGGCGAGGCCGACCGGGCGTGA
- a CDS encoding ABC transporter substrate-binding protein has protein sequence MDVRRWLLILLCVGVSSVWADEIPVVPSEIRLASEAWNDYTNADGSGLAWDVLRHIFEPLGVKVQARTEPYTRSVGLAQRGEVDAWVGSYRDEATGVLYPHWNFDSDHIYALGLATTPAPTLATLGTYRLAWVRGYKYNEYLPNIHTFKQIERRNGILSMLQYGRADFYIDALTEARFLLVQAPDPSLFKLTHIAELPLFLGFADNERGQALRTLFDLRMEVLVKNGELKPIFERWNQPYPF, from the coding sequence ATGGATGTTCGCCGCTGGCTGTTGATCCTGCTGTGTGTAGGGGTGTCTTCGGTGTGGGCGGATGAAATTCCTGTGGTGCCCAGTGAGATCCGTCTGGCCAGCGAAGCCTGGAACGACTACACCAACGCCGACGGCAGCGGTCTGGCCTGGGATGTATTGCGACACATCTTTGAGCCGCTTGGGGTCAAGGTTCAGGCGCGTACCGAACCGTACACGCGTTCGGTCGGTCTGGCCCAGCGGGGCGAGGTGGATGCGTGGGTCGGCTCCTACCGTGATGAAGCCACGGGTGTGTTGTACCCTCACTGGAACTTCGATTCCGATCATATTTATGCGCTGGGGTTGGCGACCACCCCGGCACCGACCTTGGCCACCTTGGGCACCTACCGCCTCGCCTGGGTGCGGGGCTATAAGTACAACGAGTACTTGCCCAATATCCACACCTTCAAGCAGATCGAGCGTCGCAACGGCATTTTGTCGATGCTGCAGTACGGGCGCGCTGACTTCTATATCGACGCCCTGACCGAGGCGCGCTTCCTCCTGGTTCAGGCTCCTGACCCCTCACTGTTCAAACTCACTCATATCGCCGAACTGCCGTTGTTCCTCGGGTTTGCCGACAATGAACGGGGCCAGGCACTGCGCACGCTGTTTGACCTGCGCATGGAGGTCCTGGTGAAAAATGGCGAGTTGAAGCCTATTTTCGAGCGCTGGAACCAGCCGTACCCGTTCTGA
- the thiL gene encoding thiamine-phosphate kinase, whose protein sequence is MGEFELIRKYFAAAPCAQGGEGIALGIGDDCALLAVPPGEQLAISTDTLVAGVHFADPCDPFLLGQRSLAVAVSDLAAMGAHPLAFTLALTSPTVDADWLQRYAQGLNTMAQSCRVGLVGGDTTRGPLSLTLTVFGRVPAGLALTRSGARPGDLLCVGGELGNAAGALPLVLGQRSAEASIAEPLLAHYWSPQPQLALGLALRGKATSALDISDGLLADCGHIAKASSVSLLIERQKLPLSAPLLAFLGDDGARDAALSGGDDYVLAFTLPPAELAPLLAGGWPIHVIGRVVPGQGVALLDAAGQDITPAIRGYQHFRETL, encoded by the coding sequence ATGGGCGAGTTTGAGCTGATCCGCAAATACTTCGCTGCCGCGCCCTGTGCGCAAGGCGGCGAAGGCATTGCACTGGGGATCGGCGATGACTGCGCCTTGCTGGCGGTTCCTCCTGGGGAACAGCTGGCGATTTCCACCGATACCCTGGTGGCTGGCGTGCATTTTGCCGACCCCTGCGATCCGTTTCTGCTCGGCCAGCGCTCGCTGGCCGTGGCAGTCAGCGATCTGGCGGCCATGGGCGCCCATCCGCTTGCCTTTACCCTTGCTCTGACCTCCCCGACGGTTGATGCCGATTGGCTGCAACGCTATGCCCAGGGTTTGAACACCATGGCGCAGAGTTGCAGGGTGGGCCTGGTGGGCGGTGATACCACCCGTGGGCCGCTGAGCCTGACCCTGACGGTGTTTGGCCGGGTGCCGGCGGGGTTGGCGTTGACTCGTAGCGGCGCGCGGCCGGGTGACCTGCTGTGTGTTGGCGGTGAACTGGGTAATGCCGCCGGTGCCTTGCCGCTGGTGCTGGGGCAACGCAGCGCGGAGGCATCCATTGCTGAGCCGCTGCTCGCTCACTATTGGTCGCCGCAACCACAGTTGGCCTTGGGCCTGGCTTTACGCGGGAAGGCTACGTCCGCGCTGGATATTTCCGACGGTCTTTTGGCCGATTGCGGGCATATCGCCAAGGCCTCATCGGTCAGTTTGCTCATCGAGCGGCAGAAACTGCCGTTGTCCGCGCCGCTGCTGGCGTTTCTGGGCGACGATGGCGCCCGTGACGCGGCCTTGAGCGGTGGCGACGACTACGTGCTGGCCTTCACCTTGCCACCTGCGGAGCTGGCGCCGTTGCTGGCCGGCGGTTGGCCGATTCATGTGATCGGCCGTGTGGTACCGGGACAGGGCGTGGCCCTGCTGGATGCCGCCGGGCAAGACATCACTCCCGCCATTCGCGGTTATCAGCATTTTCGCGAGACGCTGTAA
- the nusB gene encoding transcription antitermination factor NusB: MISDDSDQFNPQDPRPADAGKPSKSEKRRAARQLATQALYQRHMAKTSLNEIEAQFRVDNDFSLADASYFHDILHGVPANLPEIDAALTPCLDLTIEELDPVELAVLRLSTWELLKRVDVPYRVVINEGIELAKVYGSTDGHKFVNGVLDKLAPRLREAEVKAYKR, translated from the coding sequence GTGATTAGCGACGACAGCGATCAGTTCAACCCCCAGGACCCGCGCCCAGCAGACGCCGGCAAGCCATCGAAGAGCGAAAAGCGTCGTGCGGCGCGTCAGCTCGCGACCCAGGCGCTGTACCAGCGCCACATGGCGAAAACCTCGCTGAACGAAATCGAGGCACAGTTTCGCGTCGACAACGATTTCAGCCTGGCCGATGCCAGCTACTTCCACGACATCCTGCACGGCGTTCCGGCCAACTTGCCGGAGATCGACGCTGCATTGACGCCGTGCCTGGACCTGACCATCGAAGAGCTGGACCCGGTTGAACTGGCCGTACTGCGCCTGTCCACCTGGGAGCTGCTCAAGCGCGTCGACGTTCCGTACCGCGTGGTGATCAACGAAGGCATCGAACTGGCGAAAGTCTACGGTTCTACCGACGGTCACAAGTTCGTCAACGGCGTGCTCGACAAGCTGGCCCCGCGCCTGCGTGAAGCCGAAGTGAAGGCGTACAAGCGCTAA
- the ribE gene encoding 6,7-dimethyl-8-ribityllumazine synthase yields MTLKTIEGTFIAPKGRYALVVGRFNSFVVESLVSGAVDALVRHGVSESDITLIRAPGAFEIPLVAQKVAQQGEYAAIIALGAVIRGGTPHFEYVAGECTKGLAQVSMEFGVPVAFGVLTVDSIEQAIERSGTKAGNKGAEAALSALEMVSLLAQLEAK; encoded by the coding sequence ATGACCCTGAAGACCATCGAAGGTACCTTCATCGCCCCCAAAGGCCGCTATGCCCTAGTGGTTGGCCGCTTCAACAGCTTTGTGGTTGAAAGCCTGGTAAGCGGTGCCGTGGACGCCCTGGTTCGCCACGGTGTGAGCGAAAGCGACATCACCCTTATCCGTGCCCCTGGCGCCTTCGAAATTCCACTGGTTGCGCAGAAAGTTGCACAACAAGGCGAATACGCGGCGATCATCGCCCTGGGCGCGGTCATTCGTGGCGGTACTCCGCACTTCGAATACGTGGCTGGCGAATGCACCAAGGGCCTGGCCCAGGTGTCCATGGAGTTCGGCGTGCCGGTCGCCTTTGGCGTACTGACCGTTGATTCCATCGAGCAAGCCATCGAACGTTCCGGCACCAAGGCCGGTAACAAAGGTGCCGAAGCTGCCCTGTCCGCCCTGGAAATGGTCAGCCTGCTGGCGCAGTTGGAGGCCAAGTGA